The genomic region TTCTTAGAAGCATTTGCCCGACTTCATTTCATTGTTTGTACAATTATTTATTTGTGGATCTGTCTCTTTTGCCAAATGAACTTGAGGAATAGCTCTTACAATCAGAGCTAATCCTTATTTAGTTACTATGCATTAGGCACTGTCCTAGGCTGCTTTATTATTCTTGTTGTTCAGAGGCTACGTCGTGTCCTACTcctcccaaccccatggactgtagccggccaggcttccttgtccatggggtttttcaggcaagaatactagagtgggttgtcatttccttctccaggggatcttcccagcccagggattgaacctgcgtttcccacgtctcctgcattagcaagtggattctttagcactgagccaccagggaaacccgtgCTGTCTTAGGACCCGGGTTCAAATCCTACCCTATGAGAAGTGGTATTAACTCTATTTCTACATAAGGAAGTCGATGCTTTGAGAACTTAGTAACTGACCCACTACTGCTTGGCTAGTGAGCAATCCAGCCAGGATTTAAATCCAGGCAGACTGTACTCTTGGCTATCAGGTTCTACAAGTGAGGAGACTGTTTGCCCTAGTCAGCTGTGCAAACAGGCAGGAAATGTGGGTGCGTTGAGGTGGCAGGCTAGCACTGAGCTGGCCCTGACCACTGGCCCCCACAGGCAGCGCCAATGACCTTGCAGCTGATCTTCCTGGATGGTGAAGAGGCACTGAAGCAGTGGGGACCCAAGGACTCGCTTTATGGCTCCCGGCACCTGGCCCAGCTCATGGAGTCTACACCCCACGGCCTGGGCTCCACCAGGATCCAGGCTATTGTAAGACTAGGGCCCTGCTGGGTGCCggtgaggtgggaggaggggggcatGAGGTTGGCAGCATCCCGCAGGGCTGCTCAGTCCTGACTTCTCTCCCTAGGAGCTCTTTATGCTTCTTGATCTCCTGGGAGCCCCCAACCCGACCTTCTACAGTCACTTCCCTCGCACGGCCCGCTGGTTCCATCGGCTCAGGAGCATTGGTAAGGGTGAAGGTATAGGCAGACACCTGCCTGGGATGCTGGAGAGAGGACCAGGCACCTGGCCTCTGAGGGGCCATCCAGCTTTCCTTCCACCTCTCTAGCCTCTCACTAAAGCACTGGggcagaaacacaaaagatcccataGCAGTCAAATGAAGTGATTACAGACAGGGGTTCTAGGGTCAGAGAGCCCTGGGTTCAGATTCTGGCTTTCcttcttaccagctgtgtgagcttgggcaaGTGGCCTCCTttccctgagcttcagtttcccacCTATAAAATGGGCATGATGCTAATAATGGGGGTGTCTGCTTCCTTAGACTCGATGCTAATAATGGGGGTGTCTGCTTCCTTAGACTCGATGCTAATAATGGGGGTGTCTGCTTCCTTAGACTCgaagggattaaatgagatcaggAACATAGTCAGCCTGCAGTCTGGGGTATCTGACATTATCCCAGAATGATGAAGTAACATTCATCCTTATTGGCATGATCAGTGCTTTACCCCCAGGCCTCCCACCCTCCTCTGATCTGTGAGCAGGGGAACCTTTGACCCTGGAGGGGCTGACCTTCTGCTTCTAATCCCCACCACATCCAGAGAAGCGCCTGCACCGTCTGAACCTCCTGCAGTCTCATCCTTGGGAAGTGATGTACTTCCAGACCGGGGAGCCCCTCGGCTCCGTGGAAGACGACCACATCCCGTTCCTCCGCCGAGGTACCTGCTATGGgaactggggggcaggggggccaCAGGTAGGACCTGGCCCCTTCCTAGATTTGGGGACTGGTGGCAAATTGCTTAACCTCTTtgtgtctcaatttcctcatctataaaatggggataattaacAGCCCCCCCCATCTCAAGAGTTGCTGAGGGGACTGAACGTAAAGACCTTGACCAGTGCCCGGCACTAGCGAGTGTTCAGATCTTCTAGTCTTTTCATAAGCCATGAAGTTTTGAGCTTTTCTGATTTGTGTTATGAATGTAttggatgtgttttttttttttaatcaacacgTACCCTCACACACTTAAAATAATTGTTCAGAGTTCTTCAAGTGGCACAATGTGGGGGGCGCGGGGAGGCAGACTTCCCCAGGCATGGGCCTGCCACACATGGGCCTGTGCTTCCTCTTTGCCCTGCAGGAGTTCCCGTGCTCCACCTCATCGCCACACCCTTCCCCTCTGTCTGGCACACATCCGATGACTCCGAGGCCAACCTGCACCCACCCACGGTACACAACCTGAGCCGCATCCTGGCCGTGTTCCTGGCTGAGTACCTGGGGCTCTAGCCTGCCCAGGGGACACTCGGAGGGAGAAACGCCCAGCAGGAGACAGGCCAAGGCCCTTCTGGGATGTGCTGGCTTGCCCTTTCTAACCCCTTCGGCTCTGTTTGTGCTCCGACTGGAAGATGCTCTTTCTTGATCTCAAGCTGCCACTCTTCAAAGacatggaagagagagagagatcaccaTGGGGTGAGAGCCAAAGGAACGAGCCAGGCTCCTGTCCTGAGGAAACGCTCGGGTTGCACATCTACAGGGGACTGAGTGCCGTTTGCAGTTTTAATCAGCAGACCGTGGACTGGCATCCGGACCAGCAATACCCTCGACCAAATGAATTCTGTGGCTTCTGTTTTCATGGCAGTTCGTTCTCCAGAATGGCAGCCTTGCTACTGCACCGGTCCAAACCTAACTCCCACACGGACGTGGCATGTGGGGCCCACCGAGGCTCTGCTTGTaagcagggacagaggagggagaAGCCAATCCTTGGGAACTCCAGATTCTGCCACCTCCAATGGCTGATAGACCAGTGTTTCTGCAAAACATATTCTGCACAACTAGCGTACATAGGTGTTGCATGAAAAAGGGGACCAAAGCAGGGTGAAACAATATTAAATGAATTTCTTCATTTCACGGTGTGCGATTTTCATCCAGAGTAGGAATGCAATGTTTCCCCCAAGTATTTCACCACGGAACCCCTTTATTGGGAAGCACCTCACAGAATCTGGGTACCTCAGGAGATATGTTGGGAAACATTGGGTTTTGATAGTTCAAAAGTGCTTATGGTAGAAATGGGTCTGATCTAAAACTCACTATAAAATAGTTACACCAAACCATCCTTTCCCTTTTGGCTGTGAGCACAGGAACGAGAGATGTCATGTGTAACTGCAAACTCTAGTGATGGCCCAAGGAATTATTTCCCAGCCCTATCTAATTTTCAGATGCAAGTGGGGTGCTTTTTGAAAAATGAGGGGAATTccgtggcagtccagtggttaggccttGGCGtgtcactgctggggcctgggtttgacccctggtcagggaactaaggtcccacaagctgcGCAGCaaagccaacaacaacaaaaagcagatTCAGAGGCTGGAACTCTATAAGCACCTGGGGAATCTTCACTTTGATCAGCACTTTGGGACATGTTGTCCTTAAGGATATAAGTTTGGTGCATTCTAGCTGCTTAGCAAACCTGCTCCAAAGAAAGCCTAGGAGAGTATTTAGGCAGGGAGTGTGGTGCTCAGCTCTGTGCCTGCTGACTTTGTGACTTTGATGGAGACTTGGTAGGCCGCAGGGAGGCCAGGCCAGGGTAGAGGGTTAGAGAGTGAAGgtggggacctccctggttgtccagtggttgagacttaaccttccaatgcagggggcggtttcaatccctagttgaagatcccacatgcttcatgaccaacaaaccaaaacagaaacagtattgtgagaaattcaataaagactttaagaatggtccacatcaaaaaaacctTAAAAGTGTGAAGGTGAACATTGGCTTTCCCAGACAACTCAAGGCTGACTCAAGAGGACCTGTGGGCTGAGGGACAATTTCAGTTCTCATTTTGCAAAAGAAGTGGCCGGGGCTGAGAATTACAAACTGTTTGTAGTTTACAGAGTTCAGATCCTCACCCACAGCTGTGCTCCTAAGCCCGTGTCCTACCTCTTTCTAAAAATCACCTGTGCTGATCCAACAGATGGTTGACCAAAAAAGTAGTTCCTCCTGAGGCTTTTATTTGGCTGCAAGTTACAATGAAGTTTAGAAGGGGGGACTAACAGCCTCTTAGAAGTGTAATTGCCAGAAGTCAGAAAGGAAATTGACAGATATCAACAACTAGGGTAGTAAGAGGGTCTCAAATCAGAGAGTTCCTGTTTGTTCATTTCATGATGCCAAGCACTTAAAACTACAATGTATCTCCTTATCATCACAGCCATCTCAGAGGTAGGTGAAACCATCACCTCAGCGTTAGAAGAAACTGTTCAGTTCTATCCTGggcctccaggcctccctgtaagTCTTCTTGCTGAGTGGACCACACCCAGGCACTGGGCAGGGCTTTCCACTTGAATCTGGGGTCAGTATCatgagcccattttacagatgaggctgcCGATGCTTGACAAGGTAATGCTTTCCCCACCTCCCATCTGTCCCTGAAAGGCAGCCTCCCCCAGCTTCACACTATGAAGGGCCCAAGAGGGGTCTTTGATGGGCACAACCAGTGAGCACTCTAGTGCATCAGCCTTCTGAGGAACTGTCCAacattctcatttttcagatTAAGAAACTGAGCTTCAGAGAAGTCAATTGCTGAAGATCACAGCTGGACATGTTCATTGCATGTGTCTAGgtatttgtttctatttatcCTGCCTATGATTCATTGCGTGTACCCACCTTTTTATCAGTCTGGAATTTGCAATCATTGTGTCTTGACATACTATCATCGcaccatttcattttctcttctgattCTAGGATGCCAGTTAAATGTGTTAGACTTCCTCTATCCTCCATAAccgtttacatttttttccttttggtctctGTGCCACTTTTTCAGACCTTGCTCTAGCTGAATAACTCTTTCATTGTGTCTGATTTGTTTAGCCTAGTCACTGGTTTTTTACTTTTGGCTACTATATAcctttgtgggttttttcctttcattttggcTAGGCCATTATTCAGGTCTGGGTTCCCTGCATGTATTTCcaagctcttttttttcttctaatcttGACTGATGGTTCCACCACCTGCAGCCTTTGTGGGTCTGTTTTTGCTCTGTGGCCACTGCAGCTGCTTTATTTCCATGTGTGTTTGGTTATTTGACTCTTACTGCTCATTGGTGGGGATTCTAGGTGTCAGCTCCTCCCACCAgaggatttttttgtttctgcTAGACATCTCAGTACCCTGGATCACAACAGGTGATGCAAAACTGGGTTGCAAACCCAAGCCAAGGGCCAGCCTGTGACCACAGATTCTCAGggttcatttcctcctccccccTCTTTCCTTACCTTCTCTGCAGTGTTCTGGGTCAGTCTTACCTGAGCTTGTAGTTTGGTGGGATCCCAGCTCCTATTAGATTCTTCACCTTGGGCAGGCTTTGACTTCTGCTGGCCTGTCCCAATAAGGCTACAAATTGGAAACCCAGGGTTGTTAACATCGGCAAATGCCCTCAGAGCAAAAGTGGCTTTAGGACCCCTATGGaccttttccttaaatttttggCTTAGTATATCCATAACTGTGTTTTATTGGCTATTTGAGGCTTTTCAGATTTTACTTCCTGTTTTCAGCAGGAGAGTCCAAATAACCTGGCCTTCTCTTTACAGGAATCCAAAATTCCACAAAACCAAGCCAAGTTATAAATCCAGGTCTCTTTGATTCTAAAACCTAAGTATTAAATAACTACTCTGACATATCCTCATCTCTGGAAATTTTGATTCCTTGGTAAGAATGTCAGAGACTGTTAGCCACTGCTCAATATCCATTTTCCCCTCTTCTGTTAGTTAATAATTAGCTGAATATCTTAAAACTTTTATTACAGGGATCTTTATGAGTTTCCGGTTGGGCATAATGCATCTGGCTAAGCGTCTGCATTCCCGTCTCCCGTGCAGTCCTTCCACGTGGCTAAAGTTGCGATCCATGAGCTGTGCACAGAAGCAGGGTGTAGTATTTCTGAGAGGAAGGAGACTCCCTTCCCCACAAAACAGTAATGGGTGGAGTTTCAGCAGCCATCTTGGACCATGAGGCTGAGGGCCAAAGGCAAAGAATAATGGAACAGTGGGCTTGAAGGAGTCTGGGCTCCCAGTGACTTCAGGGCCACCATACCTGCCCAACACTGAGTTTCTAAAGGAATAAAAGCtaccctgtttgagtttctgttAATACTCTTTTGAGATTTTTGAATCCAAACTGACACAGATGAAGAGTCAAGTCATCTCAGTCCAAGGGAATTGGCTAAGGATTCTTTCAGCTTTTTCCATCTCACCATGAACTGGCCCATGACTTCCTTCTCTTCCAAACAGCTTCCCTTAACAACACACAAACCAGTCTGGGCCCAGCCTTATAAATATTGATTTTATAGAAAGGACCAATTCAAAATTGGTCAGATGCCACACGTTAGAAGCTTTCCAGAACCACAaggatgaaaaaacaaaaccaaattaaaaaaaaaacaaaaaacaaaaacccaaacaacaaacaaaagtacTCCAGATCAAACTGCCTGAAAGTCAAGGTCTTGGTTCACTAaaggattctttaaaaaaatatgtggcTGGGGGATGGAGAGACCTCTAACACCTGAACAAGTACCCagagtggaaggaaaaaaaacagatattgAAACCCTTAGTCCCTGCCCACTGGCCCCCCTATGCTGTCCAGAGTTAGGCAAAGGGTTTCACAGCtttttttgtgggggtggggtgggggtgggatggggtcatGGCAATAGCTTAAATATTGGAAGATAAGTTTTACACTTcaacttttgttttcctcttgggGACCTAGAGAGACTGATAGCTTGAGGTTACGGagaaaactgatttttattgttttaatgggGAAAATGTCTAGAAATGGCAGGTGGCCATGAAAAGTGTCAAAATGTGATCTGTGATCTGATGGCCCCCAACTCCTAAAGAGGAGGTGAGCCCTGGTGTAGCAGGTTAGGAAGGGTACAAACCCTGGGTGCTGCGGCCTCTTGGGGGAAaagaataactccagaaagaactgGGGGAGGGAATGCAAGGGGGCCAGAATGGGGGAACCCTTAAGTAGTACCAAAATTAGCTGCCGTCTGCTCCCTGCTAGTGGGTCCCTGGGGTACGGAGAGTGGCAGGGAGGGCATCGGGGCTGAATGGAGAGGAAATTGAGATGCTGATCAAAAAAAACACCCAACTTGAGGATCTGAAGAGTAGAAAACCAGTAGGGGTCAATTGGAGTGCTTTCTTGGTCACCCCCAGGAACCCCATCTTAGTTCTGGAGGGGGATCCATGCTGCCTGGGTTGGGGGTATGGGCTGGTGACCCAGTCCTGACCCTCGGCTcccagggggagggggtgggggtgggcgtggtgggctcttccccaccccctcccccggcTTCACCTCCCCTCCTCGCGGCCAGCCCGGCCCCCACCAGCGCCCGGCCCATTGCAGGGCAGCACCCAGTTGTTATCATGCAGACCCAGGCGGCAGCCGGGGGTCTCACGATCGGCTCGGCGGCAGCACATCCAGTAGGAACGTCCGTAAGGCAGGTCGTGGTGGTAGGGCTTGGGGTGCCAGCGGCAGAGCGACACGTCGCCCTTCTCGTATCTCTTGCGGCACTGCTTGCAAGGGTCATCGCGGTAGAGTGGGTCGCGGCTCCAGCGCGAGTCTGTGGCCCGCACGCCGAATGCCTCAATGATGCCCTTGAAGTGGTGGCAGGTGCACTTGAGAGCCGCCAGGGCCCGCGTGGGCAGGAAGCTGAAGATCTTGACCAGCACGTGCTCTGGGAGCACCAGCATGTACTGCCGCGGCTCCAACAACCGCTGGATCTTGAAACGGATCTCCAGGAAGTCGTGGGACACGTGCCGGTACAGGCGGCACAGGGAGGTGTCGGCCGTCCCCTCGGCATCGTCCGGGCCTGGCGCTGTGGCCGGTGAGTCGGCTGGCGGGGGCTCAGGGGGCCCGTCCTGCCCCCGGGACTGGAGGAAAAAGAGCTGGCCTGGTGGGGGTGGCTCCTCGGGGCTGACAGTCAGGCACACCGTCTCCTCTTTCACGTTTTTGGTGCTGTCTTTGCCAAAGAAGATGCACTCGTCCACCACTCCTGTGACCACCACATCCACGTGGAAGCCTGACGCTCCGCAGTCCCGGGCAGGGGGTGGCGGGGGTGCCGGGGGAGTGTCCTCGGgcctggcgggggcgggggtctcACCCTCACTGGCTTCGTCTGCCCTAGCCAGCAGGAACTCCACGTTGCTGGGGAGGGCGTCCCGAGAGGGGCTGATGAGCTGGTACAGGTCGCAGGTGATCTTGTCCTTGGCCCGGGCTCCGGGACCTGGGCTGCCAGGGTAGGCGCAACCTGGCCGGCCCCCGCTCCCGTTGGGTAAGCTGCCATCCGGTGCTCGGGACTCTCTGCCGTTGGAGATCCGGAAGGCGATGCGCACCTCCCCGGGGCCTGGCCCAGGCCGCTCCTCCTTGCGGAGACCCTTGGCCGGAGGGTTGTCCCGCTGGGCCTCAAAGTGGGCCACTGCCTCGGCTACACGGCTGCAGTCCCCGCCGCCAGACCTTCGTTCGGATCCCAGCCCCTTGCCAGGCCCACCCTGCTCAGCCGACACGAAGACCACAGGCGCTGGGGTGCTGGGGCGCGGGTAGCTCTGCAGGGCCAGGGCGGCCCGCTGTTCCACCAGGGCCACCATCTCGGCCACAGAGAGCAGGTCCACATCCTCCCCGGCGGAGGTTGGGGCCCCCTCTGCGGCAGGGGGCCCGTCCTGTCCCCCTGGGTCGGGCGGAGCCTTCGTAGACTCAAGACAGCGCCTCCTCCGCTTGGCCTTGGAGCTGTCACTGCCCCAGTGCCCCTTGACCTTCATGGAGCTGGCCCGACTGCCCCCACCACACTGGTGGGCCACAAAGAAGGCTACCTTCTCCTTTGTATTCCCCGGCTTGATCACATACCATGTGTCCAGCAGGACTCGACCCTCGTCGCCAGCAGCCGCTGCGGAAAGGAGCGGGGCAGGCTGGGAGGCGGGAGCATCGGAGGCCAAGACCGGGGGCGTGTTCTCAgagtgggcagggccatgttctGGCTCCGCCCCACCGCCCGGCTCGGAGCAGGCTGAGGGCTTGAGGGTGGCAGAAGGGGGGCGTGGCTGGTTCTGGGAGTAGGTGCCAAAGGGCCGAGGGCACCAGAGCTGGAAGGGCAGAAGGCCACCTCGGTCCATTCTGGGGATGGTGGCAGACAGGCGGGGGTTCACCACATCGCAGGGCCTGGATGGCGGTGGGGGGCTCCACAGGTCACCTGGAGACACggaagagggggtgggggagctggggaACAGCCAGCCCTGTCAGCTCCTCTCTGACCTCAACTTCTTCGGACCTGAGGAGACAGACCAGGCTATACCACTCAGATCCTGTTCCCGCCCCGCCCTGACCCAGATGAGCAAATGGAGGCCTGCAGAGAGGTTGGGACCTGCTTCTGTAATACCCAGAGTGTGACAGGAGCTGGCAGTTTGCTCCAACCCTCCACTGCCTGACTGGTTTTACTCACGATCTACAGGCCTTCCGCTGCCAGAACTTTAAACAGAATTTAAAGTACCAACTGATGGAAAGCTCCTCCTTCTTCTATTTGCTCACCCAGTAACAAGTTCCTGAAAAGACAattcccagccctgcccacagctATGGGAGCCTGAACCCATGGAGGAAGGAACAAGGTGGGCTGGGCAGGggaagattggaggcaggaggcagagaggtCCTTAAGAGTGGAGCTCTTCACTCGGTTCCGGTTGTGAGGCTCTTTGGGGATCTATTATAGCTGTGGATCCTCACCCAGGAAAATGCACCACACTTGCCCCAAGACTGCAGGTAATTCCTTTAAGCAGAAACGTAGACCCCTGGCATGAGAAGGGCTTTCTAGTCTAGCTTCTTCAAGTTGCTCCCAACTTGCTGAATTTGAGGCTTAGAGTGGGGAAGgtttatatattgcaaaatcaGGCCCTCAAACTTGGCTTCCAGATTTCTCAATTTAGGGCTTGTAATAGTGACCATTTTATTTTGCAATGACTTTGTGTGCATGACCTAATCTGGAGGCAGTCTTGCTAATGAGCCTGACCCAACTATGTTCTACTGCAGAACTAACAGTCTCAAATCCTCAGTCTTTCCCTGGGCCATCTCCCTCCAGATATCTTGAAACCAAGACACTCTTCAAATGTCAAAACTTCCACATGCTTACAGACCAGTG from Bos javanicus breed banteng chromosome 18, ARS-OSU_banteng_1.0, whole genome shotgun sequence harbors:
- the FBXO46 gene encoding F-box only protein 46 produces the protein MDRGGLLPFQLWCPRPFGTYSQNQPRPPSATLKPSACSEPGGGAEPEHGPAHSENTPPVLASDAPASQPAPLLSAAAAGDEGRVLLDTWYVIKPGNTKEKVAFFVAHQCGGGSRASSMKVKGHWGSDSSKAKRRRRCLESTKAPPDPGGQDGPPAAEGAPTSAGEDVDLLSVAEMVALVEQRAALALQSYPRPSTPAPVVFVSAEQGGPGKGLGSERRSGGGDCSRVAEAVAHFEAQRDNPPAKGLRKEERPGPGPGEVRIAFRISNGRESRAPDGSLPNGSGGRPGCAYPGSPGPGARAKDKITCDLYQLISPSRDALPSNVEFLLARADEASEGETPAPARPEDTPPAPPPPPARDCGASGFHVDVVVTGVVDECIFFGKDSTKNVKEETVCLTVSPEEPPPPGQLFFLQSRGQDGPPEPPPADSPATAPGPDDAEGTADTSLCRLYRHVSHDFLEIRFKIQRLLEPRQYMLVLPEHVLVKIFSFLPTRALAALKCTCHHFKGIIEAFGVRATDSRWSRDPLYRDDPCKQCRKRYEKGDVSLCRWHPKPYHHDLPYGRSYWMCCRRADRETPGCRLGLHDNNWVLPCNGPGAGGGRAGREEGR